Part of the Phaeodactylum tricornutum CCAP 1055/1 chromosome 5, whole genome shotgun sequence genome is shown below.
ATTGCAAGCAATCCAATTTGTCATTCAAATCGGAATCTTGAGAcagcaaccaacaaaaagcgGCCGTCTGAAAGTCGAAAGCGAatggctcacagtcaatcaggCATGATAGAGAGCATTACAAAATGCCAAAGCCTCGACAGGACGATTGCAACACAATTGCTGTACGCCTGAGGCCATTACCACCCGATAGCACTCTTCGTCCTCATTCCCTACATCCCAAAATTTGTTTTTCGTATCGGTCTTCATGCCGACGGGACCCCGGAACCACGCCATCGTACCGAGACCGGCATTGTGAATTGCTTGTACGCGTTCCACAGTGCAGGTATCGTACCGCAAATGTACTTCGGTGGCGCCACAGTCTAATGCTTGAGTAAGATAGTCGACTGGCACTTCATCAAAGAGAGCACCGGTTCGGACCGCGTACTGGCCATTCCCATTCTTATCCGGACGTAACTCACGTAATAACTTGAGTCGATCATGGTAAAAACTACTGAATTGAACCTGATTCATCATACCCAGTTCTTCCACAAGTTTGAGAGAGGGTTCAACAGTTCCTGGTCCTTTGAGTTCAACTTTCACGTTGCATCCAGTAGGTTTGAGATCTCGCAGAACCTGTTCTAGTGTTGGAATAACGCCACGTGCGATTTCGTCAGCCCCGCACGGAAATTCATCAAAATGTTGATTGAACTGTAATCGCAGGCACTCGTCGTACGTCAAATCCAAAATGTTTCTACCATCTTGACCAACACAGTACTCGGATAAATCACCGGGATTTTCGTCAGTCCCGCCGCCGTGAAACACCGCGAGAGTATTGTCTCTAAGCAAAAACACGTCCAATTCGACCGCATCGACGCCTATCTGGGCGCAGCGTAAGAATCCTTGTCGGGTGTTTTCGAGGCAGTCGTAGAGTGCACCGCGGTGTCCGACAATCGTGGGAGGTGACGTTGGCAGCATGTCGGTCGTGATACGCAATTGCCGACGTAAGCTATGGAGGTCTGTCTGCGAGCTCTTTTCACCTGCCTCCCGCAAGTCAATTCGGGGTCGAACGTTGAGAGTCAGGTCAACATGAGTATGGCATTGATCAAAATAGGGTGAGTCTTTCCTTTTATGCTCCAGAAGCCGCGCATTGGTGGCAAACGCTGCTATCTGTGAGGTTGTCGAAGCTGATGCCAACAAGGTGTCAACCATATTGGAAAAAACCGTCGGAGATTGAGCGATCGAATTCGTCATTGTGTTGGACATCAGCTGAGGAATGTACGGCTCGGCTGTCGCTAGAGATGAAAGAGATGAAGACGTGCTCAACATGATGATAAAAATTTTCAGTCGAAGAATCAAATGGAGGTGTCGCAAGAGGAATCTCAGATTCTTTACAACGCTGAGATTCGCCCCCGCCGAGTGAAAATGTGAAGGGATGAATCTATCGCTTCGGCCATAAGGTAGCCGGCACGGCAGGTCAACTGGACCTCTTAGTTGACAACTCCGTGTCGTGTGCGTTGGCACTACCGGTGGTATTAATGGTGTCACTGTAAAATCGGAATGACTCCAAACATTC
Proteins encoded:
- a CDS encoding predicted protein, with translation MLSTSSSLSSLATAEPYIPQLMSNTMTNSIAQSPTVFSNMVDTLLASASTTSQIAAFATNARLLEHKRKDSPYFDQCHTHVDLTLNVRPRIDLREAGEKSSQTDLHSLRRQLRITTDMLPTSPPTIVGHRGALYDCLENTRQGFLRCAQIGVDAVELDVFLLRDNTLAVFHGGGTDENPGDLSEYCVGQDGRNILDLTYDECLRLQFNQHFDEFPCGADEIARGVIPTLEQVLRDLKPTGCNVKVELKGPGTVEPSLKLVEELGMMNQVQFSSFYHDRLKLLRELRPDKNGNGQYAVRTGALFDEVPVDYLTQALDCGATEVHLRYDTCTVERVQAIHNAGLGTMAWFRGPVGMKTDTKNKFWDVGNEDEECYRVVMASGVQQLCCNRPVEALAFCNALYHA